A stretch of the Kroppenstedtia eburnea genome encodes the following:
- a CDS encoding 3' terminal RNA ribose 2'-O-methyltransferase Hen1 — MLLTITTGYDPATDLGYLLHKHPARLQTFPLSFGKAHVFYPEASQERCTAALLLEVDPVELARGNRHAFSKGSSLAQYVNDRPYTANSFLSVAISRVFGTALAGRSKERPELAGQPLPLEAELSVVACRGGEDFLRELFEPLGYEVEAEGFPLDASIPEWGASPYYKVRLRGRVRLSDLLTHLYVLVPVLDNEKHYWIGEEEVEKLIHKGESWLDMHPQKQKIVHRYLQYRKSLTRSAMARLTEEETEGEPESENIDPPEKVPLNRQRLDAVFDELKKDGAVRVMDLGCGEGRLLKRLVRDKQFQEVLGVDVSPRALEIAERRVGVDRLPLARQGVLRLLQGSLVYRDERLTGFDAAAVVEVIEHLEPFQLHAFEKVLFGVARPQKVVLTTPNADYNVRFDGLPAGKFRHSDHRFEWTRSQFRKWGDRTAAAHGYSVRYLPVGELDPEVGSPTQMAVFIKEGPEKKGALSEKHNEGKRGGG, encoded by the coding sequence ATACGATCCGGCGACGGATCTTGGCTACCTGCTGCACAAACACCCGGCCCGGCTCCAAACTTTTCCTCTCTCCTTCGGGAAAGCCCATGTGTTTTATCCGGAAGCGTCACAGGAACGATGCACGGCGGCGTTGTTGCTGGAGGTGGATCCCGTGGAGTTGGCCCGGGGGAATCGTCATGCCTTTTCCAAAGGGAGTTCTTTGGCCCAATATGTGAACGATCGCCCCTATACTGCCAACTCCTTTCTCAGTGTCGCCATCTCCCGGGTGTTCGGGACGGCCCTGGCCGGTCGCAGCAAGGAACGACCGGAGCTGGCCGGGCAACCGCTTCCCCTGGAGGCGGAGTTGTCCGTGGTGGCCTGTCGGGGCGGGGAGGATTTTTTGCGGGAATTGTTTGAACCTCTGGGCTATGAGGTGGAAGCGGAGGGCTTCCCCCTGGATGCCTCTATCCCGGAGTGGGGGGCAAGCCCCTATTACAAAGTTCGGTTGCGGGGAAGGGTGCGATTGTCTGATCTGCTGACCCACCTGTATGTTCTGGTACCGGTGTTGGATAACGAAAAGCACTATTGGATCGGGGAGGAAGAAGTGGAGAAATTGATCCACAAGGGAGAGTCCTGGTTAGATATGCATCCTCAGAAGCAAAAGATTGTCCATCGCTATTTGCAATATCGGAAAAGCCTCACTCGCTCGGCGATGGCACGATTGACGGAGGAGGAAACCGAGGGGGAACCGGAGTCGGAAAACATCGATCCTCCGGAAAAGGTTCCTCTCAACCGACAGCGGTTGGATGCCGTCTTTGACGAGCTGAAGAAAGACGGAGCCGTTCGGGTAATGGATCTGGGTTGCGGGGAAGGCCGTCTGTTGAAGCGATTGGTTCGGGACAAGCAATTCCAAGAGGTGTTGGGAGTGGATGTCTCCCCCCGGGCGTTGGAGATCGCGGAACGTCGGGTGGGGGTGGATCGGTTACCACTGGCACGGCAGGGGGTCCTCCGCTTGCTTCAGGGTTCCCTGGTATACCGGGATGAGCGTTTGACCGGTTTTGACGCGGCGGCGGTGGTGGAAGTGATCGAACACCTGGAGCCTTTTCAGCTTCACGCCTTCGAGAAGGTGCTGTTCGGAGTCGCCCGTCCGCAAAAAGTGGTGCTGACCACGCCCAATGCCGATTACAATGTGCGGTTCGATGGGTTGCCGGCAGGGAAGTTTCGCCACAGTGACCACCGGTTTGAATGGACACGGTCCCAATTCAGGAAGTGGGGGGATCGGACGGCGGCCGCCCACGGGTATTCCGTGCGGTATCTGCCGGTGGGAGAGTTGGATCCGGAGGTGGGATCCCCCACCCAGATGGCGGTTTTTATCAAGGAGGGGCCGGAAAAAAAAGGAGCCCTTTCTGAAAAACACAACGAAGGGAAACGGGGAGGTGGGTGA